A single Endozoicomonas sp. NE40 DNA region contains:
- a CDS encoding CsiV family protein, giving the protein MIRKFKIILKPLLLLAALPAISHARDAEPQRWFQADMVVFVNQSSMNGAEQWPKISPHTIPANAIKLRSPDAPNSAPGINDLLSLHKQDRENAFPDLEREAFVSLPREAHVLLKQGNTIDAASDYKVISRMAWIMPLEDDSRSKPIKIRAYSNTGKPSLLEGSISISSSRFLHADVNLWYSELSREALSDQLMSVTNDADSENPQRMVNSKAKPDIRRDLQLVMDPSGTPMKITRNFQLRESRRIRNTRQIQYLDSPVLGVLIKLTPYDVPEVPLLPEIESSRQPEPILGLLPGLNLEG; this is encoded by the coding sequence ATGATACGAAAGTTCAAAATCATCCTGAAACCTTTACTGTTGCTGGCAGCACTGCCAGCCATCAGCCATGCCCGCGACGCCGAGCCACAGCGATGGTTCCAGGCGGACATGGTGGTCTTTGTCAACCAGAGCAGTATGAATGGTGCTGAGCAGTGGCCCAAAATCAGTCCTCATACTATTCCGGCTAATGCCATCAAACTGCGCAGCCCGGATGCACCCAACTCTGCACCGGGCATCAACGACCTGTTGAGCCTGCACAAACAGGATCGGGAAAACGCCTTTCCTGATCTGGAACGGGAAGCCTTTGTGTCCCTGCCAAGGGAGGCTCATGTATTGCTTAAGCAGGGAAATACAATTGATGCAGCCAGTGATTACAAGGTGATCAGCCGGATGGCGTGGATTATGCCACTGGAAGATGATTCCAGAAGTAAGCCCATCAAAATCCGGGCCTACAGCAACACCGGCAAACCCAGTCTGCTGGAGGGTTCAATCAGTATCAGCTCCAGCCGCTTTCTGCATGCGGATGTCAATCTGTGGTATAGCGAACTGAGCCGGGAAGCCCTGTCGGACCAGCTAATGAGTGTTACAAACGATGCAGACAGTGAAAATCCGCAGAGAATGGTGAATAGCAAAGCGAAACCCGATATTCGCCGTGACCTGCAACTGGTAATGGACCCATCAGGTACGCCCATGAAAATAACCCGTAATTTCCAGTTGCGGGAAAGCCGACGGATTCGAAATACACGACAAATTCAGTATCTTGACAGTCCGGTGCTGGGTGTACTGATCAAACTCACACCTTACGACGTTCCTGAGGTTCCTCTGCTGCCTGAAATCGAATCTTCCAGACAGCCTGAGCCGATACTCGGGCTGCTGCCGGGCCTGAACCTGGAAGGCTGA
- a CDS encoding FAD-binding oxidoreductase, which translates to MEYKYYCLRWSVLLYCFLVIHQASADSIAPFASDGCSWFPDGLPELRTLWLDCCIAHDYAYWKGGKQDERMEADKQLKSCVSSLGQPAVGRLMEFGVRIGGTPVLPTSFRWGYGWPYPRDYQALTEEELGQVKRQSEGRYPNYSGQQME; encoded by the coding sequence ATGGAATATAAATATTATTGCCTAAGGTGGTCGGTTCTTCTGTATTGTTTTCTGGTCATTCACCAGGCATCCGCAGACAGCATTGCTCCATTCGCCAGTGATGGCTGCAGCTGGTTTCCTGACGGCCTTCCTGAATTAAGAACGCTGTGGCTGGATTGCTGTATTGCGCATGATTATGCCTACTGGAAGGGGGGAAAACAGGATGAACGAATGGAGGCTGATAAACAGCTGAAGTCGTGTGTCTCCAGCCTGGGGCAGCCAGCTGTGGGCAGGCTTATGGAGTTCGGGGTTCGCATTGGCGGCACTCCTGTACTTCCTACTTCATTTCGCTGGGGCTATGGCTGGCCTTATCCCCGAGACTATCAGGCATTGACAGAAGAGGAGTTGGGGCAGGTAAAGAGACAGTCTGAAGGGCGCTACCCGAATTACTCCGGGCAGCAGATGGAGTAA
- the infA gene encoding translation initiation factor IF-1, which yields MAKEESLEMEGVVIDTLPNTMFRVELENGHVVTAHISGKMRKNYIRILTGDKVKVELTPYDLTKGRITYRSR from the coding sequence ATGGCGAAAGAAGAAAGCCTTGAAATGGAAGGCGTGGTGATCGACACCCTGCCTAACACTATGTTCCGTGTAGAGCTGGAAAACGGTCACGTGGTTACCGCCCACATTTCTGGCAAGATGCGCAAGAACTACATCCGTATTCTGACTGGTGACAAGGTTAAAGTTGAACTGACACCTTACGACCTGACCAAGGGTCGCATCACCTACCGCTCCCGCTAA
- a CDS encoding NADP-dependent isocitrate dehydrogenase, translated as MTTAKIIYTETDEAPALATYSLLPIVQAFASVADVTVETRDISLAGRIIANFPDHLTDDQKMGDALAELGELAKTPEANIIKLPNISASIPQLNAAIRELQAHGYDVPDYPEEPQNPAEEAIKARYAKVLGSAVNPVLREGNSDRRVAGPVKEYARKNPHSMGEWSSESKSCVAHMTDGDFYSSEQSVVMADAGDVSIQLTDEQGEITVLKDSLSLQAGEVIDSAVMSSSALSAFYEAQIEEARQQDVLLSLHLKATMMKVSDPIMFGLAVEAYYKDVFTKHAALFEELGVDASNGIGDVYAKIEGLPAEQKAEVEADLLKVYDSRPSLAMVDSDRGITNLHVPSDIIIDASMPAAIRSSGKMWGPDGKLHDTRAMIPDRCYAGVYQEVIQFCKDHGAFDVTTMGNVSNVGLMAQKAEEYGSHDKTFKIPVTGVVSVVDAAGKVLMEHNVEKGDIWRMCQTRDEPVRDWVKLGVNRARATGSTAIFWLDQQRAHDASLIGKVNAYLKDHDTDGLDIRIQPPVEAVKTSLERIRAGKDTISVTGNVLRDYLTDLFPILELGTSAKMLSIVPLLAGGGLYETGAGGSAPKHVQQFVKENHLRWDSLGEFLALAVSLEDLASKTGNVRAKVLAEALDKANGQFLEANKSPSRKVNELDNRGSHFYLAMYWAEALAGQEEDADLRERFKALASVLKDNEAAIIEELNSVQGVAMDMGGYYHPDPERLAKAMRPSTLFNNALSAL; from the coding sequence ATGACAACAGCCAAGATTATTTATACCGAAACCGATGAAGCTCCAGCCCTTGCCACATATTCACTCCTTCCTATTGTTCAGGCCTTTGCCTCTGTTGCTGATGTCACTGTTGAAACCCGCGACATTTCTCTGGCCGGACGAATTATTGCCAACTTTCCTGATCATCTGACCGATGACCAGAAGATGGGTGATGCCCTGGCAGAACTGGGCGAACTGGCTAAAACGCCGGAAGCCAATATTATCAAACTGCCCAATATCAGTGCTTCGATTCCTCAGCTGAATGCCGCCATCAGGGAATTGCAGGCGCATGGTTACGATGTGCCGGATTATCCCGAGGAGCCTCAGAATCCTGCTGAAGAAGCAATAAAAGCCCGTTATGCCAAAGTGCTGGGCAGTGCCGTTAACCCGGTTCTGCGTGAAGGCAATTCGGATCGTCGTGTGGCTGGCCCTGTTAAGGAATATGCCAGAAAGAATCCTCATTCCATGGGGGAGTGGAGTTCTGAATCTAAATCCTGTGTTGCGCACATGACGGACGGGGACTTCTATAGCAGTGAACAGTCTGTTGTTATGGCGGATGCCGGTGATGTGTCTATTCAGCTGACGGATGAACAAGGTGAGATAACTGTCTTAAAAGACAGCCTTTCTTTACAGGCTGGTGAAGTGATTGATTCGGCTGTGATGAGCAGTTCTGCGCTTTCAGCGTTTTATGAAGCCCAGATAGAAGAAGCCCGTCAGCAGGATGTGCTGCTGTCTCTGCACCTCAAGGCCACCATGATGAAAGTGTCTGACCCGATTATGTTTGGTCTGGCGGTTGAGGCGTACTATAAAGATGTGTTCACCAAACATGCTGCACTGTTTGAAGAACTTGGCGTTGATGCCAGCAATGGTATCGGCGATGTGTACGCGAAAATAGAAGGTTTGCCTGCTGAGCAGAAAGCCGAAGTGGAAGCTGACCTGCTGAAGGTCTATGACAGCCGACCATCGCTGGCTATGGTGGACTCAGATCGCGGTATCACTAATCTGCATGTTCCCAGCGATATTATTATCGATGCGTCCATGCCCGCGGCGATCCGCTCCTCCGGTAAAATGTGGGGGCCTGACGGCAAACTTCATGACACCAGGGCGATGATTCCTGATCGCTGCTATGCAGGCGTTTATCAGGAGGTTATCCAGTTCTGTAAGGATCATGGTGCCTTTGATGTCACCACCATGGGTAATGTCTCCAATGTCGGCCTGATGGCGCAGAAAGCGGAAGAGTACGGCTCCCATGATAAGACCTTCAAGATTCCGGTAACGGGTGTTGTCAGTGTGGTGGATGCTGCTGGCAAGGTATTAATGGAGCATAACGTAGAGAAGGGTGATATCTGGAGAATGTGCCAGACCCGGGATGAGCCAGTCCGTGACTGGGTTAAGCTGGGTGTTAACCGCGCCCGGGCCACCGGCTCTACGGCTATTTTCTGGCTGGATCAGCAGCGCGCCCACGACGCCAGCCTGATTGGCAAAGTGAACGCCTACCTTAAAGACCATGACACTGATGGTCTGGACATTCGTATCCAGCCGCCGGTTGAAGCGGTTAAGACCAGTCTGGAACGGATCAGGGCGGGTAAGGATACAATCTCTGTTACCGGTAATGTTCTGCGCGACTATCTGACTGACCTGTTCCCGATTCTGGAGCTGGGAACCAGTGCCAAGATGCTGTCTATCGTGCCTTTGCTGGCTGGTGGCGGACTCTATGAGACCGGTGCTGGTGGTTCTGCGCCCAAGCATGTTCAGCAGTTTGTAAAAGAAAACCATCTCCGCTGGGACTCTCTGGGTGAATTTCTGGCACTGGCCGTGTCGCTGGAAGACCTTGCCAGTAAAACCGGTAATGTCAGGGCAAAAGTGCTGGCAGAAGCTCTGGATAAGGCTAACGGTCAGTTTTTGGAAGCCAATAAGTCGCCATCAAGAAAAGTCAACGAGCTGGATAACCGTGGCAGCCACTTCTATCTGGCAATGTACTGGGCTGAAGCTCTGGCCGGGCAGGAAGAGGACGCTGACTTGAGAGAGCGTTTTAAAGCACTGGCCTCCGTGCTGAAGGATAATGAAGCCGCCATTATTGAAGAGCTGAACTCTGTTCAGGGTGTTGCCATGGATATGGGGGGGTACTATCACCCCGACCCGGAACGACTGGCAAAAGCCATGCGTCCATCAACCCTGTTTAACAACGCACTAAGTGCTTTGTAA
- a CDS encoding C2H2-type zinc finger protein, protein MPEYRCTVCNRQFTHGGDFNKHMKSHSGEKTEVCPTCGKKFGIKGNLTRHMKTHEGQRTYACSFCGKLYNRQDHVTRHIRNYHQNPATTVSVEAHEGEGSVGTITSTTHTFNTSQTLTTVSHVSSNVGEAQVVTQASDSVVTTTVTQRGESISHFESRQEAASALLQLEGSLRDQEAAEALMQLGRTEGEQDAVEALLHLGE, encoded by the coding sequence ATGCCAGAATATAGATGCACTGTGTGCAATAGACAGTTTACGCATGGAGGTGACTTCAATAAACACATGAAATCCCATTCCGGTGAAAAAACGGAGGTTTGCCCGACCTGTGGGAAGAAATTTGGCATTAAAGGTAACTTAACGAGGCACATGAAAACCCATGAGGGCCAAAGAACCTATGCCTGCTCATTCTGTGGAAAACTTTATAACCGACAAGATCATGTTACAAGACACATAAGGAACTACCATCAAAATCCGGCTACCACTGTTTCCGTTGAAGCCCATGAAGGAGAAGGCTCTGTCGGAACAATCACATCAACAACGCATACATTCAACACCTCCCAAACACTCACTACCGTCAGTCATGTCAGCTCAAACGTTGGAGAGGCTCAGGTGGTTACTCAGGCAAGCGATTCTGTAGTCACAACCACTGTAACGCAACGCGGGGAAAGCATCAGTCATTTCGAAAGCAGACAAGAGGCGGCCTCAGCACTTCTGCAGCTGGAGGGTTCGTTGAGAGATCAAGAGGCAGCCGAAGCACTGATGCAGCTGGGACGTACAGAGGGAGAACAAGACGCGGTCGAAGCACTGCTGCATCTGGGGGAGTGA
- the aat gene encoding leucyl/phenylalanyl-tRNA--protein transferase has product MDIFLHRLNPDKPDFPPVSEALDQPNGLLAFGGKLDTATLLTAYQQGIFPWFNAGEPVLWWSPDPRMVISPETIHISRSMRKELHRHSYKITVDQDFAGVMHQCRILRENAEGTWITDEMEKAYNQLHAEGYAHSVEVWEGTELVGGIYGLAMDQMFFGESMFSKKSNTSKLAIIYLCRFLADQGIRLLDCQVPNPHLESLGGVCMPRQLFMKYLKKYCRTTHSVANWN; this is encoded by the coding sequence ATGGATATTTTTTTACATCGCTTGAACCCTGATAAGCCTGACTTTCCTCCTGTCAGCGAAGCGCTTGATCAGCCAAATGGTTTACTGGCATTTGGCGGAAAACTCGATACTGCCACCCTTCTCACTGCTTACCAGCAAGGTATTTTCCCCTGGTTTAACGCCGGAGAGCCCGTTCTCTGGTGGAGTCCGGACCCCAGGATGGTGATCAGCCCCGAAACCATCCACATTTCCCGTTCAATGAGAAAAGAGCTTCACAGGCATTCCTATAAGATTACTGTCGATCAGGACTTCGCCGGGGTGATGCATCAGTGCCGAATACTCAGGGAAAACGCAGAAGGCACCTGGATTACCGATGAGATGGAGAAAGCCTATAACCAGCTGCACGCGGAAGGTTATGCGCACTCCGTTGAAGTCTGGGAAGGCACCGAACTGGTTGGTGGCATCTATGGTCTGGCAATGGATCAGATGTTTTTCGGTGAATCTATGTTCAGTAAGAAAAGCAACACGTCGAAACTGGCCATTATTTACTTATGTCGCTTTCTGGCTGACCAGGGAATCAGGCTACTGGACTGTCAGGTCCCCAATCCTCATTTAGAGTCCCTTGGTGGGGTTTGTATGCCTAGACAGCTCTTTATGAAATATTTGAAAAAATATTGCCGTACCACTCATTCCGTTGCAAACTGGAATTAA
- a CDS encoding arginyltransferase, which produces MSVLKDLKFYATQPHTCSYLPERQAITLFMDPSTELDSGLYSHLSDIGFRRSGRHIYRPRCNGCNACIPARVAVKQFARRRTQKKNWNKNQDLVVTAHKAVNDEETYRLYRSYINTQHKDGDMYPATEEQFESFLVQCPDFCTFYKFRLQDELLAVAVTDRLKHGLSAIYTFYHPDYPRRSLGRYCILWQIEQTRKMGFDYLHLGYWIKDCQKMNYKIQYRPLEIYLNNRWVTLK; this is translated from the coding sequence ATGAGTGTTCTGAAAGATCTAAAATTCTACGCAACCCAGCCTCACACATGCAGCTACCTGCCGGAGCGACAGGCCATTACCCTGTTTATGGACCCGTCTACAGAGCTTGATTCGGGTCTCTACAGCCATCTTTCAGATATTGGCTTCAGACGCAGCGGCAGGCATATTTACCGCCCCCGCTGCAATGGCTGCAACGCCTGCATTCCGGCTCGGGTAGCGGTTAAGCAGTTCGCTCGTCGACGTACACAGAAAAAAAACTGGAATAAAAATCAGGACCTGGTGGTCACCGCCCATAAAGCGGTGAATGATGAAGAAACCTACCGGCTCTACCGGTCCTACATTAATACCCAGCATAAAGATGGCGATATGTACCCCGCAACTGAAGAACAGTTTGAGTCTTTTCTGGTTCAGTGTCCGGACTTCTGTACTTTTTATAAATTCCGACTTCAGGATGAACTGCTGGCCGTCGCCGTTACCGATCGTCTGAAACACGGGCTCTCGGCCATTTACACCTTTTATCACCCGGATTACCCGAGGCGTAGCCTTGGCCGTTACTGTATTCTCTGGCAAATCGAGCAGACCCGTAAGATGGGTTTTGACTATCTGCACCTGGGTTACTGGATCAAGGATTGTCAGAAGATGAATTACAAGATTCAGTATCGTCCACTGGAGATTTATCTCAACAATCGGTGGGTGACCCTGAAATAA
- the clpS gene encoding ATP-dependent Clp protease adapter ClpS, with translation MSKFEQFRLSLEKEGRELEGDHDVALLPEKVQLKPPSMYQVIILNDDFTPMDFVVEVLEVFFNMPAEQATQVMLKVHTQGKAICGTFSKDVAETKASQVNEYSREFQHPLLCKTVKAD, from the coding sequence ATGAGTAAATTTGAGCAGTTTCGTCTAAGCTTAGAGAAGGAAGGCAGAGAGCTGGAAGGTGATCATGATGTCGCTTTGCTCCCTGAGAAAGTACAGCTGAAGCCGCCTTCAATGTATCAGGTAATCATCCTGAATGACGATTTTACACCAATGGATTTTGTAGTTGAGGTCCTGGAGGTTTTTTTCAACATGCCCGCCGAACAGGCTACACAGGTCATGTTGAAAGTTCATACGCAGGGAAAAGCCATCTGTGGCACGTTCAGTAAAGATGTGGCTGAAACCAAAGCGTCACAGGTGAATGAATACTCCAGAGAATTCCAGCATCCCCTGTTGTGCAAAACAGTTAAAGCCGATTAG
- the clpA gene encoding ATP-dependent Clp protease ATP-binding subunit ClpA: MLNKDLELTLNSAFRDARSKRHEFMTVEHLLLALLDNESASRVLVACGVDLERLQRELSEFVDSTTPLIAAEDTERETQPTLGFQRVLQRAVFHVQSSGKKEVTGANVLVAIFSEQESQAVFFLKQQDVARIDVVNYIAHGIAKMPGQELEEISNELVEEGESESSGKDPLKTYAANLNDLARQGKIDPLVGRAEEVERVCQILTRRRKNNPLLVGEAGVGKTAVAEGLAKRIVDGEVPEVLSKAIVYSLDLGSLLAGTKYRGDFEKRFKKLLSELKRLDNAILFIDEIHTIIGAGAASGGVMDASNLLKPLLTSGELRCIGSTTFQEFRGIFEKDRALARRFQKVDIIEPNVEDTIEILRGLKQRFEEHHAIKYEDDSLRAAAELADRYINDRHMPDKAIDVIDEAGAYQQLQSEEDRKEVIEVTDVETIVAKMSRIPPKSVSSSDKELLSKLERNLKMVVFGQDGAITSLSTAIKLSRAGLKAPEKPVGSFLFSGPTGVGKTEVCRQLAKSLGIELVRFDMSEYMEAHTVSRLIGAPPGYVGYDQGGLLTEAINKTPHCVLLLDEIEKGHPDVFNLLLQVMDHGTLTDNNGRKADFRNVILIMTTNAGAETMTRSSIGFTEQDHTTDGMSVIKKTFTPEFRNRLDSIIPFEALNEDTIKFVVDKFLTELQAQLDEKRVQLDVDDKAREWLAQKGYDRQMGARPMGRTIQEHLKKPMAEQILFGKLSENGGFVRVTVKKDELHLKFEAAKSKTSGLEIIDGK; encoded by the coding sequence ATGCTCAATAAAGACCTCGAACTCACACTGAACAGTGCTTTCAGAGATGCCAGAAGCAAGCGTCATGAATTTATGACGGTTGAACACCTGCTGCTGGCGCTTCTTGATAATGAATCCGCTTCCAGGGTACTCGTTGCCTGTGGTGTTGACCTGGAGCGGCTGCAACGGGAATTGAGTGAGTTTGTCGATTCTACCACCCCCCTGATAGCTGCAGAGGATACTGAGCGGGAAACTCAGCCAACCCTTGGATTCCAGCGTGTGTTGCAGCGGGCTGTTTTCCATGTTCAGAGTTCCGGCAAGAAGGAAGTCACCGGAGCAAATGTTCTGGTGGCTATCTTCAGTGAGCAGGAAAGTCAGGCGGTTTTCTTCCTGAAACAGCAGGATGTGGCCAGAATTGATGTCGTTAATTACATCGCCCACGGTATCGCCAAGATGCCCGGACAGGAGCTGGAGGAAATCAGCAACGAGCTGGTGGAAGAAGGTGAATCCGAGTCTTCCGGCAAAGATCCGTTAAAAACCTACGCTGCCAATCTGAATGATCTGGCTCGTCAGGGCAAGATTGATCCCCTGGTGGGGCGGGCTGAAGAGGTCGAGCGCGTCTGCCAGATTCTTACCCGTCGCCGCAAGAATAACCCGTTACTAGTTGGTGAGGCAGGCGTTGGTAAAACAGCGGTTGCAGAAGGTCTTGCCAAGCGGATCGTTGATGGTGAAGTACCCGAAGTACTGTCAAAGGCGATTGTCTATTCACTGGACCTGGGTTCTCTTCTGGCTGGTACCAAATATCGGGGTGATTTTGAGAAGCGTTTCAAGAAATTACTGAGTGAACTTAAGCGCCTTGATAACGCCATTCTGTTTATTGATGAGATCCATACCATCATTGGTGCCGGTGCTGCCTCCGGAGGCGTTATGGACGCTTCCAACCTGCTGAAACCCTTGCTGACTTCCGGTGAACTTCGTTGCATCGGCTCAACCACTTTCCAGGAATTCCGGGGCATTTTCGAGAAAGACCGGGCTCTGGCCCGTCGCTTCCAGAAGGTTGATATCATTGAGCCCAATGTTGAAGACACCATTGAGATTCTCCGGGGTTTGAAGCAGCGCTTTGAGGAACATCATGCCATTAAGTATGAAGATGACTCGCTGCGTGCGGCTGCCGAGCTGGCTGATCGTTATATTAATGACCGCCACATGCCTGACAAGGCCATTGATGTGATTGATGAGGCCGGTGCCTATCAGCAGTTACAGTCTGAAGAAGACAGAAAAGAAGTGATTGAAGTGACGGACGTTGAAACCATTGTTGCCAAGATGTCACGCATACCACCCAAGTCTGTTTCTTCCTCTGATAAGGAGCTGCTGTCCAAGCTGGAACGTAACCTCAAGATGGTGGTGTTCGGGCAGGATGGTGCCATTACGTCGCTGTCTACAGCCATTAAACTGTCACGGGCAGGTTTGAAAGCACCTGAGAAGCCGGTTGGCTCCTTCCTGTTCTCTGGTCCGACGGGTGTGGGTAAAACCGAGGTTTGTCGGCAACTTGCGAAATCCCTTGGCATTGAGCTGGTACGCTTCGATATGTCTGAATATATGGAAGCCCATACTGTTTCCCGGCTGATTGGTGCGCCTCCGGGCTATGTCGGTTATGACCAGGGTGGTTTGCTGACCGAGGCCATTAACAAGACGCCTCACTGTGTGTTACTGCTGGATGAGATTGAAAAAGGCCATCCTGATGTCTTTAACCTGCTGTTACAGGTGATGGATCACGGTACTCTGACGGATAACAATGGTCGTAAGGCTGATTTTCGTAATGTCATCCTGATCATGACCACCAATGCCGGTGCGGAAACCATGACCCGAAGCTCTATTGGCTTCACTGAGCAGGATCATACTACCGATGGTATGAGCGTGATCAAAAAGACCTTCACCCCGGAATTCCGCAATCGTCTGGATTCAATTATTCCCTTTGAGGCACTTAACGAAGACACCATTAAATTTGTGGTTGATAAGTTTCTCACGGAGCTGCAGGCGCAGCTGGATGAGAAAAGAGTGCAGCTGGACGTGGATGATAAGGCCAGAGAGTGGTTGGCTCAGAAAGGCTATGATCGCCAGATGGGTGCCAGACCAATGGGCAGAACTATTCAGGAGCATCTGAAAAAACCGATGGCTGAGCAGATTCTGTTTGGAAAACTGTCTGAAAACGGTGGTTTTGTGCGAGTGACCGTGAAGAAAGACGAATTACACCTCAAGTTTGAAGCAGCAAAAAGCAAGACGTCCGGGCTTGAGATTATCGATGGGAAATGA
- a CDS encoding 4a-hydroxytetrahydrobiopterin dehydratase → MSDWNVCVYDGVEHLEKRFSFKKYSRSLAFFNAVAGLAETYIHHPRMVLEWGSLTIAWGTHESDQGSGVLAVDRELAEKCDQLYELLKKQS, encoded by the coding sequence ATGAGCGACTGGAATGTCTGTGTATACGACGGGGTTGAGCATCTCGAAAAACGTTTTTCGTTTAAAAAATATTCCAGATCACTGGCATTTTTCAATGCCGTGGCAGGTCTTGCCGAAACCTATATTCATCATCCACGTATGGTGCTGGAGTGGGGCAGTCTGACCATTGCCTGGGGGACTCATGAGTCGGATCAGGGCTCTGGTGTTCTTGCGGTCGACCGGGAACTGGCAGAAAAATGTGATCAGCTCTACGAACTATTAAAAAAACAGAGTTAG
- a CDS encoding extracellular solute-binding protein has translation MTNRLCFLLLVMICHSVWVWAMPVGALKEHAITLPGTPKYPADFKHFDYVNPNAPKGGEFSESVQGNFNNLNPYSINGDHAAMSSLLYDKLMHFSIDEPYSAYGLIAESVERARDSSWVIFNLRQNARFHDGKPVTARDVAFSYNILTSKGDLIYKVNFTGVESVEILSPYRILFRFKAPGNRKLPFLLASLPVLPEHYWSAGNKDFSKTTLDIPVGSGPYRMKTVKPGREIVYTRDPDYWGKDLPVNHGRFNFDQLRFEYINLSIAELDALKSGASNFLTEMVARTWHTAYDIPAVRQGDIIKERIRVKSNIGMNAFMFNTRRPPLDNRKVREALILLFDFEWINKHLMFGEYTRNDSYFVNTDMAARGLPSSAEIKLLKPYFGQLASEVLTKEYQPPKTDGSGNNRKNIAKAIELLKAEGWELDQGKMIHQKTGQPMELKILNQIPQMGPSLNSYKKSLDQAGVQLTIQTLDTHQIVHHTQKLDYDLINWGFGHAMSPGKEMLDGFGCETPGRSHQS, from the coding sequence ATGACGAACAGGCTGTGCTTTTTGCTTCTCGTGATGATATGCCACAGTGTCTGGGTCTGGGCGATGCCGGTGGGAGCGTTGAAAGAGCATGCCATTACCCTGCCGGGGACGCCAAAGTATCCGGCAGATTTTAAGCACTTTGATTATGTCAACCCGAATGCTCCTAAAGGCGGGGAGTTCAGCGAATCGGTACAGGGTAATTTTAATAACCTGAATCCATACAGTATTAATGGAGATCATGCGGCCATGTCGTCTCTGCTATACGACAAGCTGATGCACTTTTCCATTGATGAGCCTTATTCGGCATACGGTCTGATTGCAGAAAGTGTTGAGCGTGCCAGAGATAGCAGCTGGGTTATTTTTAACCTGCGTCAGAACGCACGATTTCATGACGGTAAGCCGGTGACGGCCCGGGATGTTGCCTTCAGCTATAACATCCTTACCAGTAAAGGCGATCTCATTTATAAAGTGAATTTTACCGGGGTCGAATCGGTAGAAATTCTGTCTCCGTACCGCATTTTGTTCCGATTCAAAGCCCCGGGAAACCGTAAGCTGCCTTTTCTTCTTGCCAGTCTGCCTGTGTTGCCTGAGCATTACTGGTCTGCTGGCAATAAAGACTTCAGCAAAACAACGCTGGACATTCCTGTTGGCAGTGGCCCGTACCGCATGAAAACGGTTAAACCTGGTCGGGAGATTGTTTATACACGGGACCCTGATTACTGGGGGAAAGACCTGCCCGTCAACCATGGCCGCTTTAATTTTGACCAGCTGCGTTTTGAATACATCAACCTGAGCATCGCAGAACTTGACGCTCTTAAGAGTGGAGCAAGCAACTTTCTGACAGAGATGGTTGCAAGAACCTGGCACACCGCTTATGACATCCCTGCCGTCAGGCAAGGTGACATTATCAAAGAGCGCATAAGGGTTAAAAGTAATATTGGCATGAACGCTTTTATGTTTAATACCCGCAGGCCACCCCTTGATAATCGCAAGGTTCGGGAAGCACTGATCCTGCTCTTTGATTTTGAATGGATCAATAAGCATTTGATGTTTGGCGAATACACGCGGAACGACAGTTATTTTGTTAATACTGACATGGCCGCCAGAGGGTTGCCGTCATCGGCTGAAATTAAACTGCTTAAGCCTTATTTCGGACAGTTGGCATCAGAGGTGCTGACAAAAGAATACCAGCCTCCCAAAACCGATGGTTCCGGTAATAACCGGAAAAATATTGCCAAAGCCATCGAGCTGTTAAAGGCAGAAGGCTGGGAGCTTGATCAGGGCAAAATGATACACCAAAAAACCGGACAGCCCATGGAGTTAAAAATACTGAACCAGATTCCCCAGATGGGACCTTCTCTGAATAGCTATAAGAAATCCCTCGACCAGGCAGGTGTTCAGTTAACGATCCAGACTCTGGATACCCATCAGATTGTCCACCATACACAAAAACTGGATTATGACCTGATCAACTGGGGTTTCGGGCATGCTATGTCACCCGGTAAGGAGATGCTGGATGGTTTTGGCTGCGAAACCCCGGGACGAAGTCACCAGTCGTAA